One window of Salegentibacter sp. Hel_I_6 genomic DNA carries:
- a CDS encoding DUF983 domain-containing protein: protein MKFLKGTKIYSILTGTCPVCQEESMYKENNPYHLTRIFDMHEHCSHCGTKYKMEPSFFFGAMYVSYAVGIAFAVAAFTIAYFFLGGGLMTSFWVIIGTLVVFMPLIIRLSRNIWINFFLNYKPGAGKN, encoded by the coding sequence ATGAAATTTTTAAAAGGAACTAAAATTTATAGTATTCTTACCGGGACCTGCCCCGTTTGCCAGGAAGAAAGTATGTATAAGGAAAATAATCCTTATCATTTAACCCGTATTTTTGATATGCACGAGCATTGTTCTCATTGCGGCACAAAATATAAAATGGAACCCTCCTTCTTTTTTGGAGCTATGTATGTAAGTTATGCAGTAGGAATTGCCTTTGCCGTTGCCGCTTTCACCATTGCCTATTTTTTTCTTGGTGGTGGTTTAATGACCTCCTTTTGGGTAATTATAGGCACGCTGGTAGTATTTATGCCGCTAATTATAAGATTATCCCGAAATATATGGATCAATTTCTTTTTAAATTACAAACCAGGCGCTGGCAAAAACTAG
- a CDS encoding formimidoylglutamase, with protein sequence MDLDFLSPLSEELLKEITGFGEHSLGNSVKKHSVVQGFPDLEGVEIAIVGVKENRLGDEIDFLDFDDVRKAFYSLFPGNWHLNIADLGDIEKGETVEDTYFAVQNLVAQLVKKDVIPVLLGGSQDLVYAQYRAYDTLDQMVNLVNIDSRFDLGDAEKPISNKSYVGKIVVNQPYNLFNYSNIGYQTYFNSQDEIELMERLFFDAYRLGEITNNFKLVEPVMRDANMVAVDLAAVSAPSSGSRDIASPNGFDGKEICALSRYAGISDKVTSFGIYEYDNLKFGNLGTMLMAQMIWYFAEGVNYRTNENTISAKKEFIKYQVPIDDEVLVFYKSPVSGRWWIEIPFLSHIDTKLKRSTLLPCSEEDYLEACNQVIPERWYKAKRKNEV encoded by the coding sequence ATGGATTTAGATTTTCTGAGTCCCCTTTCTGAAGAATTGCTTAAGGAGATCACCGGTTTTGGTGAGCATTCACTAGGTAATTCGGTTAAAAAACATAGTGTTGTTCAGGGCTTTCCAGATTTAGAAGGCGTTGAAATAGCTATTGTGGGTGTAAAAGAAAATCGCCTTGGAGACGAGATAGATTTTCTTGATTTTGACGATGTAAGAAAGGCTTTTTATAGTTTGTTTCCTGGAAACTGGCATCTAAATATTGCCGATCTTGGAGATATTGAAAAAGGAGAAACGGTAGAAGACACCTATTTTGCGGTTCAGAATTTGGTTGCTCAATTGGTGAAAAAGGATGTGATTCCTGTACTTCTTGGTGGAAGTCAGGATTTAGTTTATGCACAATACCGGGCTTACGATACTCTAGATCAAATGGTTAATCTTGTGAATATAGATAGTCGTTTTGATTTGGGCGATGCAGAGAAGCCAATAAGTAATAAATCTTACGTTGGGAAGATCGTTGTAAATCAGCCTTATAATTTGTTTAATTATTCGAATATTGGCTATCAAACGTATTTTAATTCGCAGGACGAGATAGAGTTGATGGAGCGTCTTTTTTTTGATGCCTATCGTTTAGGGGAGATCACTAATAATTTTAAATTAGTAGAGCCCGTAATGCGGGATGCGAATATGGTAGCTGTAGATTTAGCTGCAGTTAGTGCGCCTTCATCAGGTTCTCGCGATATCGCTTCTCCTAATGGTTTTGATGGTAAGGAAATATGTGCGCTTTCCCGTTATGCCGGCATTAGTGATAAAGTAACTTCCTTCGGAATTTACGAATATGACAATTTGAAATTCGGAAATTTGGGCACGATGTTAATGGCTCAGATGATATGGTATTTTGCTGAAGGAGTTAATTACCGTACTAACGAAAATACTATTTCTGCAAAAAAAGAGTTTATAAAGTACCAGGTGCCAATAGATGATGAGGTTTTGGTTTTTTATAAAAGTCCTGTGAGTGGGAGGTGGTGGATAGAAATCCCATTTCTGTCACATATAGATACTAAATTAAAAAGGAGTACGTTATTACCTTGCAGTGAAGAAGATTACCTGGAGGCTTGCAATCAGGTGATTCCTGAAAGGTGGTATAAAGCAAAAAGAAAAAACGAAGTTTAA
- the gldM gene encoding gliding motility protein GldM, whose translation MASGKQTPRQKMINLMYLVFIAMMALNMSKEVLTAFGLMNEKLAASNISTEARNDAAMAGLASKAEEQPEKYVSLKEKAEQIDQLSSNLDEYITGLKNDLMADVEDAENYESMDRSDKLDNMFFASGRISPKGQEFLDAIATYREGVTQVIGDEYPQIAQEVNAEFSTEEVTDNENVTQPWLMYHYQGYPLIASLTKMTQTQSDIKSVESDILSAMLSGQLQSEVAMTNYSTLLETPKSAYYQGEEFNGAIVLGRTDATTKPNRVELSLDGRKLSESDYSIKGGKVVLNVPTGNAGQHKIEGQLIFMQDGEEVPVPVSQEFSVIPKPNSATISADKMNVLYRGVQNPLTISMAGVSDNNVSASAPGLSKRSGSSYMMDVTSLQAREVKINVTGTIDGESYPSSSTFRIKDIPRPAGTIRGEDGSVKMQRNSLEVSTVGANLPDFDFELNLNVTGFSFKVPGQPTVQVNGNKLDNRAKDALRRAGRGESVTIFDIQAGISGNSGYKLKKVSPVIIELTN comes from the coding sequence ATGGCGTCTGGAAAACAAACACCAAGACAGAAGATGATTAACCTGATGTATCTGGTTTTCATCGCAATGATGGCACTAAATATGTCTAAAGAGGTCTTAACAGCCTTTGGGTTGATGAACGAAAAGCTTGCCGCATCTAATATTTCTACTGAAGCACGTAATGACGCGGCCATGGCTGGTTTAGCATCTAAAGCTGAAGAACAACCTGAAAAATACGTAAGTCTTAAAGAAAAGGCTGAACAAATTGATCAATTATCCAGTAATTTGGATGAATATATCACCGGGCTAAAGAATGATTTAATGGCTGATGTTGAAGATGCCGAGAATTACGAAAGTATGGATCGCTCTGATAAGTTGGACAATATGTTTTTTGCCAGCGGAAGAATAAGTCCTAAAGGACAGGAGTTCCTTGATGCGATTGCCACTTACAGAGAAGGTGTAACCCAGGTAATTGGAGATGAATATCCTCAAATTGCTCAAGAAGTTAATGCTGAATTTTCTACTGAAGAGGTTACCGATAACGAAAACGTAACACAACCCTGGCTGATGTATCATTATCAGGGGTATCCTTTAATTGCTTCTTTAACAAAAATGACTCAAACACAGTCTGATATCAAATCGGTAGAAAGCGATATTTTATCAGCGATGCTTTCTGGTCAATTACAGAGTGAAGTTGCAATGACGAATTACAGTACTTTATTAGAAACTCCTAAATCTGCTTATTATCAGGGAGAGGAATTTAACGGAGCTATTGTTTTAGGTAGAACTGATGCAACTACAAAACCAAACAGGGTAGAATTAAGCCTGGATGGAAGAAAATTGAGCGAATCAGATTACTCTATAAAAGGTGGTAAAGTTGTACTTAATGTTCCTACTGGAAACGCAGGACAACATAAGATAGAAGGACAATTAATTTTTATGCAGGATGGAGAGGAAGTGCCTGTGCCAGTAAGCCAGGAGTTTTCTGTAATTCCAAAGCCAAATTCAGCTACAATCTCTGCCGATAAAATGAATGTACTTTACCGTGGAGTTCAAAATCCATTAACAATTTCTATGGCCGGAGTTTCCGATAACAATGTAAGTGCTTCTGCACCCGGATTGTCTAAGAGATCTGGAAGTAGTTATATGATGGATGTTACAAGTCTTCAGGCAAGAGAAGTGAAAATTAATGTAACAGGAACCATAGATGGAGAAAGTTATCCTTCCAGTTCTACTTTTAGAATTAAGGATATTCCAAGACCTGCAGGTACTATTAGAGGTGAAGATGGATCTGTAAAAATGCAGCGCAATAGCTTAGAAGTTTCTACTGTTGGTGCTAACCTACCAGATTTTGATTTCGAGCTTAATCTAAATGTCACTGGCTTTAGTTTTAAAGTACCAGGACAACCTACTGTTCAGGTAAATGGAAATAAACTTGATAACAGGGCAAAAGATGCCTTAAGAAGAGCGGGAAGAGGCGAGAGTGTAACAATTTTTGATATACAAGCTGGTATTTCTGGTAACTCTGGATATAAACTGAAGAAAGTTTCTCCGGTTATTATAGAGTTAACAAACTAA
- a CDS encoding ABC-F family ATP-binding cassette domain-containing protein translates to MLNIHNLSVSFSGEYLFEEITFRLGAGDRVGLIGKNGAGKSTMLKILSGEQEYDEGQIARDKELNIGFLKQDIDFEQGRSVLEEAQQAFVEIKKLEKELEEINHQLATRTDYESESYTQLIQDLSEITHTYEIIGGYNYQGDTEKVLLGLGFQREQFDKLTETFSGGWRMRIELAKLLLQNNDILLLDEPTNHLDIESIIWLENFLNNYSGCVVIVSHDKMFLDNVTNRTIEISLGQIYDFNKPYSKYLVLREELREQQLAAQKNQQKEIETTEKLIEKFRAKASKASMAQSLIKKLDKINRIEVDEDDNAVMNVSFPLSIQPGKVVIEAENIAKAYGENQVLKGIDLLIERGSKIAFVGQNGQGKTTLAKIIIDEISYEGHLKLGHNVQLGYFAQNQADYLEGEKTVHDIMIDAANEKNRSKVRDMLGSFLFRGDEVEKKVKVLSGGERNRLALCKLMLQPFNVLIMDEPTNHLDIKSKNVLKEALNRFEGTLIIVSHDRDFLQGLTNKVYEFKDSKIKEYLGDINYFLDQRKLEDMRSVEKKEKAAKVQKDTSGSNNKKAYKDQKKVKSLKNRLSNTESKITKLEKELETRDMELATNYDEVVAKSGYLDKYKTKKKELNSLMKEWEEIQESLESIE, encoded by the coding sequence ATGCTTAATATTCATAATCTCTCTGTTTCTTTTAGCGGAGAATATCTTTTTGAAGAAATTACCTTTAGACTTGGCGCGGGAGATCGCGTAGGACTTATAGGAAAGAATGGTGCCGGAAAATCTACAATGCTTAAAATCCTTTCTGGAGAACAGGAATATGATGAGGGCCAAATTGCCCGGGATAAGGAGTTAAATATTGGTTTTTTAAAGCAGGATATTGATTTTGAGCAGGGCCGAAGTGTTTTAGAAGAAGCGCAACAGGCTTTTGTTGAAATAAAAAAGCTCGAAAAGGAATTAGAGGAGATTAACCATCAGTTAGCTACCAGAACTGATTATGAAAGTGAATCTTACACTCAGCTAATTCAGGATCTAAGTGAGATAACGCATACTTACGAAATTATAGGCGGCTATAATTATCAAGGTGATACTGAAAAGGTATTACTTGGGCTTGGTTTTCAGCGGGAGCAATTTGATAAACTTACTGAAACATTTTCGGGAGGATGGAGAATGCGTATAGAGCTGGCAAAACTCTTACTTCAGAATAATGATATTCTGTTGCTGGATGAGCCCACCAACCACCTGGATATTGAAAGTATTATCTGGCTGGAGAATTTCTTGAATAATTATTCGGGCTGCGTGGTAATTGTTTCTCACGATAAGATGTTCCTCGATAACGTAACTAATAGAACGATAGAGATTTCACTTGGTCAAATTTATGACTTCAATAAACCTTATTCAAAATATCTGGTATTAAGAGAAGAATTAAGGGAGCAACAGCTTGCTGCACAAAAGAATCAGCAAAAAGAGATTGAAACTACGGAGAAACTTATTGAAAAGTTCCGTGCTAAAGCTTCAAAAGCTTCTATGGCACAATCGCTTATCAAAAAGCTCGATAAAATAAACCGGATAGAGGTAGATGAAGACGACAATGCGGTAATGAACGTAAGTTTTCCGCTTTCTATACAACCCGGAAAGGTAGTTATAGAGGCTGAGAATATAGCTAAAGCTTATGGTGAAAATCAGGTTTTAAAAGGCATAGACCTCTTAATTGAACGTGGTAGTAAAATTGCATTTGTTGGTCAAAACGGCCAGGGTAAAACCACACTTGCCAAAATTATAATTGATGAAATTTCTTATGAAGGGCATTTAAAGTTAGGGCATAATGTTCAGCTAGGGTATTTTGCTCAAAATCAAGCCGATTACCTGGAAGGTGAAAAAACCGTACATGATATTATGATTGATGCGGCTAACGAAAAGAACCGAAGCAAGGTTCGTGATATGCTAGGTTCTTTTCTCTTTAGAGGAGATGAAGTTGAGAAGAAGGTGAAAGTGCTTTCTGGAGGTGAAAGGAACCGCCTGGCGCTTTGTAAACTTATGTTACAGCCATTCAATGTGCTTATAATGGATGAGCCAACCAATCACCTTGATATTAAATCTAAGAACGTTTTAAAAGAGGCTTTAAACAGGTTTGAAGGAACTCTAATTATTGTTTCTCACGATAGGGATTTCCTTCAGGGGCTTACTAATAAGGTTTATGAGTTTAAGGATAGTAAGATTAAAGAATATTTGGGTGATATCAACTATTTCTTAGACCAGCGTAAATTGGAAGACATGCGTAGCGTTGAGAAAAAGGAAAAGGCTGCAAAAGTTCAAAAAGATACTTCTGGTTCTAATAACAAGAAAGCATATAAAGATCAAAAGAAAGTCAAATCTTTAAAAAACAGGTTGAGTAATACTGAATCTAAGATTACAAAACTGGAAAAAGAATTGGAAACACGTGATATGGAATTGGCTACAAATTATGATGAAGTGGTTGCCAAATCTGGGTATTTAGATAAATACAAAACAAAGAAGAAAGAATTGAATTCTCTAATGAAAGAATGGGAAGAAATTCAGGAAAGCCTGGAAAGTATAGAATAG
- a CDS encoding FAD-binding oxidoreductase yields the protein MLDYIVVGLGLSGIAISRNLEKRNKQFVVFEDNSQKSSLVAGGLFNPVILKRFTLAWNANEQMEIAIPFYKEMEALLQAKILHHVEICRKFFSAEEQNNWFAATDKPFLSKYLDTNLVKDINACIPSEFSFGRVLHTGVIDTDVLIKEYRDNLKNTEKIQFERFDYNALKVNEDSVSYKGVSAKQIIFCEGFGLQYNPYFNYLPLRGNKGEYITIYSEELKLEAAVKSSVFIIPLGNNLYKVGATYNNQDKDPQPSRAAREELEKKLAKLITCKFEVVDQSAGIRPASKDRKPMLGRHPEHKNLYCCNGFGSRGVLISPTVSVQLIKFIEEDIQLPQEIDLQRFSKKHFPS from the coding sequence ATGTTAGATTATATCGTAGTTGGATTGGGGTTAAGTGGAATAGCAATTAGCCGAAACCTGGAAAAAAGAAATAAGCAGTTTGTAGTTTTTGAAGATAATTCCCAAAAATCTTCGCTTGTGGCGGGCGGATTATTTAATCCTGTTATTCTTAAACGTTTTACACTCGCCTGGAATGCCAATGAACAAATGGAGATCGCTATTCCATTTTATAAAGAAATGGAGGCACTTTTACAGGCAAAAATCTTACATCACGTAGAAATTTGCAGGAAATTCTTTTCGGCTGAAGAACAGAATAACTGGTTTGCAGCGACTGACAAGCCTTTTCTTTCTAAATATTTAGACACAAACCTGGTTAAGGATATAAACGCCTGTATTCCTTCTGAATTCTCATTTGGACGGGTGCTTCATACCGGTGTTATTGATACCGATGTGCTGATAAAGGAGTATCGCGATAATCTAAAGAATACTGAAAAAATTCAATTTGAAAGATTCGATTATAATGCCCTTAAAGTAAACGAAGATTCGGTGAGTTATAAGGGTGTTTCAGCAAAACAGATTATTTTTTGCGAAGGTTTTGGATTGCAGTATAATCCTTACTTTAATTATCTTCCGCTTCGCGGAAACAAAGGTGAATATATCACTATCTATTCTGAAGAATTGAAGCTTGAGGCGGCTGTGAAATCATCGGTTTTTATTATTCCGTTAGGGAATAATTTATATAAAGTTGGGGCAACTTATAATAATCAGGATAAAGATCCGCAGCCTAGTAGAGCGGCCAGGGAAGAACTGGAGAAAAAATTAGCGAAGCTTATAACCTGCAAGTTCGAGGTCGTAGATCAATCGGCAGGTATTAGACCGGCCAGTAAAGATAGAAAGCCTATGCTTGGGAGGCATCCGGAACATAAGAATCTCTATTGCTGCAATGGATTTGGAAGCAGGGGCGTATTGATCTCCCCAACGGTTTCAGTACAATTAATAAAATTTATAGAGGAAGATATACAGCTTCCGCAGGAAATTGATTTACAAAGATTCAGTAAAAAGCATTTTCCTTCCTAG
- the gldN gene encoding gliding motility protein GldN produces MSWRGFLVNALVLVFTIASYGQANILNAKSPEEIGKKTEAQIQSDKNDKPLEYGYIEDRDVLWSKNIWEVIDLDERVNFPLYYPIDTNNIGNNRRALYDVLVTAIKNGKIKNIYADSYFTQKRTLRDIEATLSKVDTTDLGIEQYNAGEQVEEQFIDRRDLSAADIAEYHIRGMWYFDKRQAEMKFRLLGIAPVAPDINFIDSGQTDLVELFWVWFPDAREVLHENKAFTGNSSAQTVTFDHLLNSRRFNAVIYKEENVYGDREVDEYIVDNAFMELLEAERIKEQIRNFELDMWNY; encoded by the coding sequence ATGAGTTGGAGAGGATTTTTAGTGAACGCATTGGTGTTGGTTTTTACTATAGCATCTTATGGGCAGGCAAATATTTTAAACGCTAAAAGCCCGGAAGAAATTGGTAAAAAGACTGAAGCCCAGATTCAAAGTGATAAGAATGATAAACCACTTGAATATGGATATATTGAAGACCGTGATGTATTATGGTCTAAAAATATCTGGGAGGTTATAGATCTTGATGAAAGGGTGAATTTCCCGCTGTACTATCCAATAGACACTAATAATATTGGCAATAATCGTCGTGCGTTGTATGATGTTTTGGTAACTGCTATTAAAAATGGTAAGATCAAAAATATTTATGCCGATTCTTATTTTACGCAAAAGAGAACGCTAAGGGATATTGAAGCAACCTTATCTAAAGTAGATACTACAGATCTTGGTATTGAGCAATATAATGCAGGGGAACAAGTTGAAGAACAATTTATAGATCGAAGAGATCTAAGTGCTGCTGATATTGCCGAATATCATATTCGTGGAATGTGGTATTTTGACAAGCGCCAGGCCGAAATGAAATTTAGATTGTTAGGAATTGCTCCTGTAGCTCCAGATATTAACTTCATTGACTCTGGTCAAACCGATCTTGTGGAATTATTCTGGGTTTGGTTTCCAGATGCCAGGGAAGTCTTACATGAAAATAAAGCCTTTACCGGTAACAGTTCGGCGCAGACGGTTACTTTTGATCACTTGCTGAATTCGAGAAGATTTAATGCGGTGATTTACAAAGAGGAGAATGTTTACGGAGATCGTGAGGTAGATGAATATATTGTAGATAATGCTTTTATGGAACTTCTGGAGGCAGAACGTATCAAAGAACAAATAAGAAACTTTGAATTGGATATGTGGAATTATTAA
- the gldK gene encoding gliding motility lipoprotein GldK yields MKKFISLIAVLALLSSCGRGDRGQLVGAKGEKWNPEKPLGMTLIPGGSFIMGKSDDDIAGQRNAPPKTVTVRSFYMDETEITNAEYRQFVNYVKDSIVRVELAIMAENMGEAEGSGGIGDYAFMDSEEGDMTPYEEYMLNTYGQGGPSDTYENRRLNKDVDIIWDTDDYPDVYYAEVMDMLYIPMEEVYNGQRTIDVDKLKFTYTWMDVQNAAKKQGQRTDYINKEEISVYPDTTVWIRDFNYSYNEPMHNDYFWHSAFDDYPVVGVTWKQARAFTQWRTLYHNYYRREKGEHNVPSYRLPTEGEWEYAARGGLEGATYPWGGPYAKNDRGCFMANFKPLRGDYAADQALYTVEAKSYDPNDYGLYNMAGNVAEWVDSSYDPASYEYMSSMNPTVNNPDDMRKVVRGGSWKDVAYFLQVSSRDYEYADSARSYIGFRTVQDYLGTDVTLNQPNR; encoded by the coding sequence ATGAAGAAATTTATTTCGCTAATAGCTGTTCTAGCCTTGCTTTCAAGCTGTGGGCGTGGAGATCGTGGACAGCTGGTTGGTGCGAAAGGGGAGAAATGGAATCCGGAGAAGCCGCTAGGGATGACATTAATTCCGGGAGGATCGTTTATTATGGGTAAGTCTGACGATGATATCGCAGGCCAACGTAATGCGCCACCTAAAACGGTAACAGTTCGTTCGTTTTATATGGACGAAACCGAAATAACCAATGCTGAATACCGCCAATTTGTTAACTATGTGAAGGATTCTATCGTGAGGGTAGAATTAGCTATCATGGCAGAAAATATGGGTGAAGCTGAAGGTTCTGGCGGTATTGGTGATTATGCTTTTATGGATTCGGAAGAAGGTGATATGACTCCTTACGAAGAGTATATGTTAAATACTTATGGCCAGGGAGGCCCTTCAGATACTTATGAAAATCGTCGTCTAAATAAAGATGTTGATATTATTTGGGATACTGATGATTATCCAGATGTGTACTACGCCGAGGTAATGGATATGCTTTATATCCCTATGGAGGAAGTTTACAATGGGCAGCGTACAATTGATGTTGATAAATTGAAATTCACTTATACCTGGATGGATGTGCAAAACGCAGCCAAAAAACAGGGGCAGCGAACAGATTATATTAATAAGGAAGAAATTTCTGTTTATCCTGATACGACCGTTTGGATTAGAGATTTTAATTATTCTTATAATGAGCCTATGCATAATGATTATTTCTGGCATAGTGCTTTTGATGACTACCCAGTAGTAGGAGTTACCTGGAAACAGGCAAGAGCTTTTACGCAATGGAGAACCTTATATCATAACTACTACCGTAGAGAAAAAGGAGAGCATAATGTGCCTTCTTATCGTTTGCCAACCGAAGGGGAGTGGGAATATGCTGCCCGTGGTGGTTTGGAAGGAGCAACCTACCCATGGGGCGGGCCTTATGCCAAAAACGATCGAGGATGTTTTATGGCGAATTTTAAACCTTTGAGAGGTGACTACGCGGCAGATCAGGCACTTTATACAGTAGAAGCTAAATCTTACGATCCTAACGATTATGGCCTTTATAATATGGCTGGAAATGTTGCTGAGTGGGTAGATTCTTCTTATGATCCTGCTTCCTACGAATACATGTCTTCTATGAATCCTACCGTAAATAATCCTGATGATATGCGAAAAGTAGTACGTGGAGGTTCCTGGAAAGATGTAGCATATTTCTTACAGGTAAGCTCAAGAGATTATGAGTATGCAGATTCAGCAAGAAGCTATATCGGCTTTAGAACAGTTCAGGATTACCTTGGCACAGATGTTACCCTAAATCAACCTAACAGATAA
- the gldL gene encoding gliding motility protein GldL, with amino-acid sequence MAKSNSTKRITNMVYGLGASVVILGALFKIMHWPGANPMLIAGLIVEALVFAYSAFEPTDDDLDWSLVYPELAGGQGSRRTATVIEEDKETQGQLSKKLDEMLKEAKIDANLMHSLGDSIRNFEGAAKGIAPTVDAMASQKKYSEELTTAATQMETLNNIYKVQVESASRQAEINQEVVENAGKLNQEMGSLAANLSSLNGVYGGMLTAMNGTRSMATN; translated from the coding sequence ATGGCAAAATCAAATTCAACTAAGAGAATAACAAACATGGTGTACGGTTTAGGTGCATCAGTTGTAATATTAGGTGCGCTTTTTAAAATTATGCACTGGCCTGGAGCAAACCCAATGCTTATTGCAGGACTTATTGTAGAAGCTCTTGTATTTGCATACTCTGCTTTTGAACCAACAGATGATGACCTTGATTGGTCTTTAGTATATCCTGAATTGGCCGGTGGCCAGGGAAGCCGTCGTACCGCTACGGTAATTGAGGAAGATAAAGAAACGCAGGGACAGCTTTCTAAGAAATTAGATGAAATGCTTAAAGAAGCTAAGATTGATGCAAATTTAATGCATAGTCTTGGAGACAGCATTCGCAATTTTGAAGGAGCAGCAAAAGGAATTGCTCCAACCGTAGATGCTATGGCTTCTCAAAAGAAATATAGCGAAGAGCTAACTACAGCTGCTACGCAAATGGAAACATTAAACAATATTTATAAGGTTCAGGTAGAATCGGCCTCACGCCAGGCAGAAATCAACCAGGAGGTTGTGGAAAATGCCGGTAAATTAAACCAGGAAATGGGATCGCTTGCGGCTAACCTTTCCTCTTTAAACGGAGTTTATGGCGGTATGCTTACTGCTATGAATGGTACCCGTAGCATGGCGACTAATTAG